GAAGTGGCATATATGAGTATATACAGATGTCATATTTGACCATCCTACAGAATCCAAGTCTTAAACTATAGTAAATAATGCATGTAAAAACAGGCGGAGGCCTAATCCACATGTTCTTCCCAACAATGTTGAGACGTGGGATAACTTAACGTTCATAACATCTAAATTCTTATATCTACAGATGGTACCAGCGCAGGCTGGTGCAAAATACCACAGACTGCTGCAGATCTGCATCATCACTGActaaacaaaaccttgcattttccattttccatatgttttatttaaaacataatCTGGAAATGTCAGCTGCTCACTGCATAACAAATAGACCAATTTAAACAGTCTAGAAGTGCATGTGATTCAaccttgttacattaacttgcatttgaaGTTAAGAACAGTTTTATTTCTGCTGTCGTGTTAACCATCTAAAAGTggtttgttccgacagcaagtatatgcagaaataaaactTTTTGTGGAGGAAGTATTTATACATTAGttcatttgtcactgtgttaaGTGGTAAATCAGTTAAAATACATATGAACAGAACTGCAGCACTCTGAGGTGGACACAGTCATGATCAATGATTCAGTCTTTTTGTTCATACATATAAGTGGTGTGATGATACACATTTCTAGGTTGGATCTGATTTTTGGTTCTGAGGTCCAGATTCTACAGAGCTCTAATTCTGAACTACAGCTTGGTTTTGCTCAGATAAAGCCAAATTTTATTTCAGAACGAATGACTGCCAAGTAGTGTGTCCTTATGCGAAAATACGTAATGTTTTTAAGGCAGTACAACTGAGCTATGAACAATAAAACCATAGACAGCATGTAAGCAGATGCCTAGTTTGGACCGTGATATCCATAAAAGATGCTGAATGAGACCCTCAAAAGAGACCACTGATACAGTTAGAAACTTTTTCAACACACTATCGACATTTTTACACccttaatatgtaaatataatatgTTCACAAGTGAGgtatttttaaaaggttcacCATTTGGAGACATTTCAGAAGAATAGATGAGAAATTTTCTAAAATGAAGTATTCATGTTGTAAAATTAGAACATGCATTCTTGTATATTCTAACTTGTCGATACAGTGCATCATGTTTAGCACTTACAGCCACACGAGCATGACTgtgacagagaaaaacatgttaaaaagcatttttaaaagccaCGGATGGACGGTGGTTTCAGCACCATGACTGAGTGTAAACAAAAAGTTTCAGCTGTTTCCTGACTCTGACTCTCAAGTCTAGTTTGTTTATATGTCCATTTACCCCCATTGTTTCTGTTATTATTCATGCTTGCCTCCTGTAATGATTTATGATGGAAAATGACACCAACATGGCCCAGATCAGAACTGAAAGAGTCCCTGAGTccagaggaaaaagagaaagtagaCGGGTAAACAGCATGCATGGTTTGTAGGTGCGGTTAAATTGCAGATCATTTCTGCGACTCTGTGCGTGATTAGAAGATCCAATCCGAACATCAGCCTTTCACACGTCTTACAAACTCTGATTGGAAAGACCATCCTTAAAATGGCAGATTTGCCAGGTTTCATTAAATATGAagtgttaaaatgatcaaaatgattACTGAAGTACAGTCACAATTATAGCTAACATGATTAAcaatgatccatccatccatccattatctaagccgcttctccatcagggtcgcgggggggtgctggagcctataccagcagtcttcgggcggaaggcaggatacaccccggacaggttgccagtccatcgcagggcagtcagacagtcactcactcacacctaggggcaatttagcatgtccaatcgacctgactgcatgtctttggacagtgggaggaaaccggagaacctggaggaaacccacgcagacacggggagaacatgcaaactccacacagagaggaccctgatcacccagccggggaatcgaacccaggccctccttgccgtgaggcgacagcgctacccactacgccaccatgcggacggatggatggatggatggatgattaaCAATGAATCAAAGCCAGTAATGCCGGTATTCATGACGTAACGCCAACAGGAAACACAAGCTTTGATTCACTATTAGCAACATAAGTTCATTTAGACCTTTTAAACAAGTTTGGCAAGAACTTTCCATTTCACTCAAATTTAGTTGATCAGACAAGACATGCTCAGTGTCCAAAATTCACTGCTGTAGCTCTGCGCTGTAGCTgtgatgctaatgtagctaaaatcATGCGAAGTGGCATCACAGACTTTTCACTTGGATTTGTTTTGCAAAACATTTAGTGAAAAGTTTTACTGTGTAAAACTcttacacaccaaacacaatatattcatgcagtttattctgCTGTTAATAAATGAATTTGGCCTGATGATACCCTGCACACCAAACACAATTTTCTGGATGATGGAACACTGTTCTGGTGTTGACATGATGATTTGTTATGGGCATCAAAGCTACAGGCAAAGGTTTCAGCTcctgaaagaggccctgaaacTGTCCGTGCTactccatttccaaaatgaAGATATTCAGCATCACAAGACTTTGCTGCTCTGACTAAATTTGAGGTAAGTAGAACATCTTgtaaattcacattttttgccaaactactGCTTTAAAACGCTGACATGAAACCACTTCATGTGGTATAAATAATAATGCTTAATAAAATTGTTATTATAAATCATTAAAACCCACACctgatacacacacaggcagctTCCAGTTCCTCTCTCTTTTAGCCATCCTGCTTACAGCTGGCCCTTCAGGTTGGAGATGGCACTGGTGAAGAATTCGTACCAGAAGAAGGTGAGTCCTGTAGATAGAGCAGCTTTCAGCAGGCTGGGTGAAAGCCCCTTAAAGAAACCACGCAGCCCCTCCTCTCTAGATATCCGGATTACACAGTCCACAATGCCATGATACGTTCGGACCTGAAGAGGAAATCACCAAAAACACCCCGTTACACAAAACAGCCCTTATTCGTCAAAGCTGCATGAAGATGAGCACAGAGCACTGAGTTCTGATTGACGTACACACCACCCATTAAAGGCCACTAAATAGTTAGCGTTGTTCGTGAAATCATTATCTGGATTATTTTTGGCCTATTTCTTTAATAGATCAGTGCTGCTGTCTCTTTGTAAGATCACTGGCAGTCGTTCTTCTGAGTAATGTGTTTTTACGGCTTAGCACTGGAAGCTTGTGGCTGTGTATGTAGGGTAAGCCTTGAGGTTCTTTAATCATAAAGCAAAGCATGAAGCGGACCAGGGCTGCTTTGTTTTCACTATGCATGAATTACACCATAAAACAAAGCACACTGAGCCCACCTCAGGTGTCAGCTCACTATTTTCATTGCCATTGTGGAGCAACAAATCAGGCAATTATGAGAGGTTCTGATATGTTCTGAAGGTAATGTACAGTAATATATATAGTTGTATAATATAGTCCGTTAAATaacgtttgtttttttgttttttctgtgtctgtgagtgacGAGCAACATTATGTTGACAGAAAAGCAGTTCCTCCATTTAGCCTTTtacacaaagaagaaatcaaaGCCAAAGTCATTATAGGAAAGTGTGTCCACTCAGTGTGTCCAACTTGGCAAAGCCATCAGGGAGACACTTTCCTATTTCTTTGACTAGGGAGAGAAAACTAAAGACCAAATTACTGTTTCAAAACAATTATCTGTAAGCTATTCTCACAACCGCAACTGAGGGGCGGGGTTTCCCGGCTGTGGCTTTACCAGTAAGCAAGCTGACTGTAAACAGATGCCAAACATTCCCTGTAAACAGACGCTATGTTGAGCATAACAAGCTACACCATTCACTTTTCAACCAGTGACCAGTCTCCTCCTTTGTAATGTCTCTGCCACAGCTCGCTGCCTGATTTTCCATTAGCTCAAGCTCCCAAGGTTCACAAACTTGCCTACATCATCCTCCCGCAAAATGAACTGACATCAGAATTCCTTTCTTTTCCTATTCAAGCGAACTGGCCTGTCTGCCAGGCAAAGGTTACTCATGTTTGGTGTGACCGCATACATACTCTGAACTTCTCATCTCTTCATATATACTTCAACCAAGTGTTGAGATGAATGCTGTACCTGACCGAAGTGGACTCTAGCTTCCTCAAAGCCTCCGACCTGTAGTCTCTTTTTGAAAAGATCAAATGGATACGTGAGGGTTTTGCTGATGACCCCTGCAATGCCACCACTCAGCAGACTCTGCAAACCACCTAAGAAAGGCAAGACACTTTAAATCTCTGGCAAAAAACAAcgttagcatggctgaaaagtccATCAGAAAAATTCAATtaagcatgcatgtgtgtgagaataCATTgcatacagtaaaaataaacattacctTTTGCCAAGGAAAAACAGTTACGGGACCCAATAGGGTTTTGATGGCAAGCTTGTTCTGCCTGTGTTCTCGGTTGGTGTCGATTGTGTTAATGGACGTTAAGTGTTATCGTTTGCACAAGACTTTGTACCTAATTCTGAAAAGTCTGATCGTAAAATGTGATTTGGTTTCATACCTTATttggtttctaacactgtatttttatatgctataaaaatagaaaacaatatGCTGCATCTCTGAAAACTGTACCATCTTGAATTCTGTCCATACCTTTATTAGAGGGTCAGAAACAGCTTAAGCAAGTCTGTCTGAGATTCCTGAACAACATAACAAGGTTTGAGGCAAGCTTGTTATAATGTAGGCATCCAGTTTGCACAGGGCTAATTAATGATGTATAAGATCTCTTTACTTGTAACTTAGAAGCAAACTTCGGACATGGAACATGGCTTGGTTGACTGACTGCATTTGACGTTAGGTGcaatttttatttgcttttagcTCTAAAACAAGGTCTTATTCTGATGCTGACTGCTGTACGTCTGACCTTTTGATTTTTTGCCGTCATGTTGCGCCAGCTTTTTTAAGACGTTGTAGAAGAAGAACTGGAGGCCAGCATAGGGGAAAACAGCTACCAGGGTGGGAGTGAGGCCTCTGTAGAAGGTGAACACCCCCTCCTGGCGGTACATGGTGAAAACGGCATGCCGGAGTGTCCTATACACctacaaaaaaacagcaaaacagctgCATTAGCATTTAAAGCTTCAGTCATAACAAGATTGGCATTTTTTACCACATCCATTCAGCTTTGCTAATACATTATACTACAATACAAAAAAGACAGACAATAGTGAATATTTATGTTGTCAAAAATTCACGTTAAAACAGAGTTAAATCGTAAACAAAGCCTTAAACTAGAGGTGGAAATCTCTAGATATTccaagattgtgtgtgtgtgtatgtagggttagggatatatatatataattacacttTACTCTTACTATTTTacatatactttacttttattgtaagtcaatggaaccagatttctTTTGACCAGacttcaagtaattttgggccatttcttttggtaatCCTTTAGTAAATATATAAACTTAAAGCCTAATCCTAAATAATACCGGAGTACTCTCAGCCGTTTAGCAACATTTCATAACATTTCCCACGCTTATGCTATTTTTCTGGCACtgatacaaacagaaaaaattgAATGTCAATACAGAATACAAAATCAAAAGTAAACTTAATTCATTGCGGAAATAAGAATGTCTGCGCAGGCACATTTACATAGTAACACaaataactgtaataactgtagaCTTGTAAGGCTTATGCTGTGTGCTTATAGCTGCAGCTTTGTATTTAATGGAAAGCAAAGCCATGTGAAATATGCTGTCCTGCAGTAGGAGTGCGCATCTGTGTACCTTCGGTTCTCCCTGTGCAGCGAAACGTGTGCGGAGTGTGTCGAGTGGTTGGCAGGCGATAGTTGCTGAGCAGGCAGCTAAACCTCCACACAAGAAGTGCACCCCAGGCATCTGGCTGCTATAGGAGGTGCTGTTATGGACCACCTCGGTCAGCACCTCGAAAATggcaaactacacacacacacacacacacacacacacacacacacacacacacacacacacacacacacacacacacacacagagagagagagagagcagctttTGATGAGCCTGGAGAAAGGAGAGCTCATATCAAATGAGGATAAAGCaattggtttgtttatttaacagggAGACTGCTGCACATTAGCCAacacaaagtaaataaaatgtgttggaACATTTCTTAAACACAGTTGTTTGCACCCCCTGTCATATGACATTTTGTTAATGTTCTaagtaaaataagttaacatgctCTACAGGAACCAAATTTATGGCATGTTTCTGTAAATTTTACAATTTACACAACTGCCTAAGTTTAGCTTAacatactgtaaaaatacaaaacacagtatatttttgcacagaccagattgttttatttttcccctcaaatatgttaaaatgtacaataaaatGTGCTTAAATGTGGTCTCTGTACAGAACgtgaatttattttcacttagaaaatcatcagaacatgtcatttgagcaggggtgcccaaacttttgcatacaactgtagatCACTATATC
This portion of the Pygocentrus nattereri isolate fPygNat1 chromosome 1, fPygNat1.pri, whole genome shotgun sequence genome encodes:
- the slc25a19 gene encoding mitochondrial thiamine pyrophosphate carrier; this encodes MVGYDPNLALSPEEAALAGSLAGAVTRAIISPLDVVKIRFQLQIERVSSRKPQGKYSSLLQASRCILTEEGLAAFWKGHIPAQLLSGCYGAVQFAIFEVLTEVVHNSTSYSSQMPGVHFLCGGLAACSATIACQPLDTLRTRFAAQGEPKVYRTLRHAVFTMYRQEGVFTFYRGLTPTLVAVFPYAGLQFFFYNVLKKLAQHDGKKSKGGLQSLLSGGIAGVISKTLTYPFDLFKKRLQVGGFEEARVHFGQVRTYHGIVDCVIRISREEGLRGFFKGLSPSLLKAALSTGLTFFWYEFFTSAISNLKGQL